TTAATGTTGCAAGACTAGTTCAGGTCACGCAATGCGGTACTGGAATAGATCTTCTCTGTACACACTTAATTAACTGATTGGGTTATAAACCTATTACATTTTTAAGTTCCATTGGAGTTGTACCATGAATAAGCAAAAATAGTGCTTAGTTCAATCTGCATCAATCTTTCTTTCTAATGCCCAAAATATTTTCCACCAGAGCCTTGTCGAACAAATTAATCTAGATTCATAATTCATCTGGAACCTTCTCCTCCAATTTTGTTTATCGGCTCCAAATTGATTAGAGGACTCTCTCCCTCTCGCAGAAAATAAATAGAAGGCCCTTTGGAAAGCTAAATCTGCACAAAAGACTTGAACTACTTCTTGAAAAATCTCGTGAAATGTACTTCCTTTGCAAGAGTGATGACGAATCCCTTGAGCATTTATTTCTTAGTTGTACCTTTGCTCGAGTTGGTTGGAGGGAATCTTTTTAGCCCTTACACACTTTCTCTGGGGAATCTCTCCATGGCATAATGTCCATATCAGTATTGACCCCATCAAGTCTCTTAACATTCCCAAACAAGAGATTCACCTTTCCCGGTTTTTTGCCTCAATCGCCAGCTGTTTGCTTTGGTTCACCAGAACCATGGTCATCCTCATCCATGATAACCCTTCTCCTGATGCTCTAGTATTGGCTACACAGATTTAGAAGGATGCTTTGGAGCATTTCTCATAGAAGCTTTAGCAGCACTTCCAGCTGCGTGGCTGTCTCCCTAAACCTCAAGAAGTTCATCCTGTAAGGAGACTCTTTAACTATCATTCTAGCCCTCAATCATCGAGATCTACTGATTGGAAAATCTCCCCAATCAACTCGGATATCATCTCCACCCTTCCTGCCTCTCACAATTGAGAGGCCAGAAAAGTTCACAAAAGTGCAACCTTCAACCTTCTGTGCCCAACAGAGGGCAAAATGGGCACCTCCAAACTCCACACTAGATGCACTCCCACCTCTCCCCAGATCAAGCTCAATCTCGATCGAGTAGAAAAGACCCTCCTTAATTTGCTTGCTTTGTTCCTTCTCTGTTTGGTGTAGTTTTAGCTTTTGTTTTCTGTACCTTTcttacttaaaattttttttttaaaaaaaaaatctttctaaCGAATCTATTCATGAGGAATGCCTTCGCATGGAAACACTTCAGTGTCAGCGGAGTTCGACCTGCATCCCTCTCTCTAACTGAAAGGGGTTCCAAATCTTACAACATTAAATAATAGAGAATTTCTAATGGATTGCGCACACATGCACATATGCTCATTATGAAGGGTCCGAATGAAAGTAGAAATAACGATTGTCTGtttactttttcatttcaaaGTGCTATTTAAAACAATGAAAGGTTATCAAAAGCAAGAAATGTCCATAAGACATTCCTCGTGACAGGCCCCCATTACAACTGCGGATCTTGAGGAATACCGATAACAACACATagcacactaaaaaaaaaaatcccatatcaGATGCAAATGGAGACTCCCTCAATAACGATCCTCTAAAAAAGACCCTCTTTTCACATCAGGTTAGTTTCTCATATTCAGTTGAAAACTTCCACATTTAAAAAACCACATCCTCAAAAATATCACGAGTTAAGTTGGCTTCCGCATGTTTCTCCCAGCACGAATTACTTCATCCACCAATAGCAACTGGGATGCAATTACAGGCCTGCAAGCAGAGTAGCACGCATCATTCACACAATACCACAAAACATAAAAGCAaagacggaaatttttttaataaataatagaaatatcaataaaatccaaaaaatacaacccaagtacacaatatatacaagagaaaaaagcaaaaacaaaagatttgaTGGTTTGGAATCAGAAGCTTGGGAAAAAGGATTTTTCCAATATGCTTCCCTTGATACATGTGCCATCATCATGATGGTAGCGGGTGGAGAGCACTACTATTCTTCTCAAGTTAATGTAGCTCATGAGATCAAACAATGAGCATGAAACTAATAGAGGACGGTCTTTATCAGAAAATAAGTggttaaaagagagagagcgagagagagagagagagagagagaaagatgccAAGTTTACGATCTAAACAAATTTAGTAGACAAACGTGAACACCGAAAAAGTGAACAACAAGAGCATCAAAAGagcatcaaaattcaaataatgaTTCCCACATACCCTGAATTTATGATCTGGCGCTTCACTGAGTAGTTATCAAAAATACCCTCCATGTGGGGGTCAATAGGTTCTCCTGTGTGCTGGTTTAATCCCACGATATTCCCATGGTCATGCTCTCCCTGAACATCCAGATGGCATGACAAAGCTCAAACATGCTTATCTTTCGCTTCTTTCCCCCTTCTTTAATAAAGGAAATAATAGAGGAACATAAATAATGAGTTTTAAAGAAAGTATACCGTAAGAGAAATGATAACATCTTGAGTGTCAAGCCCAGAGTTCTCAGCAAGCGTCTTGGGCACCACAAGAAGAGCATTGGCAAAAGCTTCAACACCAAGTTGAGCGCGCTGATCCAAGTTTGTAAACACCAGATATGTTTAGAAAGATAATCAATgcttacaaatatttttatgagCACTGAATTTTGGAAGACATTTTGTTACCCCTTGAACAGTCTTCTTTACTTCGTTCAATAGATGTTGTCTAGCTGCAATTTCAAAAGCTCCAGCACCCTGAACAAAGACAAGAAACATAACTCACCATCTAAAAAAAACAGTAGCAGAAAAGGTGAGCCACTTTTTCAACTAGGGGAAGCACTGAGGTAAGCATGGGCTAAAGCGTAATCTTACAAAGCTAACCATATACAAAATAcgaaaaaataattgatgtttaACAGCACAATCAGTAGCTACACAAGCAATTAATCCAGCATTTGTATTAGTTGCTGATatgtccttttcctttttcctgcTCTCTTTCTTCACTCATTATCTCTTGAATGGTGATGGGTAACAACAATCCAATATACAAAGGCTCAAAGGCTAACCAGCAAGTACACAGTACCCAGTTAAACAtataacaagaaaaacaaaaaggagcGCCCAAACACAGGGGAACACTCTCCTATTACGCATAACAAGGACATTAGGATAAACATCATCAAGgaaactaacaaaataattgtCTCTATGATTTACTACGATAGAACTTTCATAAATTTCATGCAAATTCAAAGAAATTATGTAGAGGATACTCACTAAGACAACAGATTCATCTTCAATAGTATTTTTGACTGCCCTCAATCCATCACGAACAGCATCCTTTATTTGGGCAATTGTATGGTCATTAGGCCCTGCAACATTATCATGGCAATGAGGATTGCATCACAACTGAATTTACAAATGGCAATAAAACAACGCATCTCAACAAGCAGTGCCAACAAATGTCACTGCAATAGCCTCTTGGTCAAGTACCTTTTATTAAGATTGTACAAGAATAAGGGTTCTTCACATTTTCAACAAAGGTATACTTCTCTTCTCCAAGGATATGCTCATAGACTAGTCCAGCCCAACCAAGGCAATCAGGAGTTAAATCATCTACAGAATTTACAGCCTCTCCTCCACAGGCCAAAACCAACCGTTCCATATTTCTCCTCTTCGCTCTCCGAAGGGCAACAATCTAGAAGATCAGAGAATTAGCGAATTACAAACAAGGTAAAGACTCATGCTTTCTTGCTTGCTTACATCTATTTGAGGATTGAATTTGACAATAATAAGTGGTCAGGATTGGTGCTGCATAGGATCCCTTTAGAAACTAATAGGGACCAATCATCTAACAAATGATATGaacacctaattttttttttttttttgataagtatatgAACACCTAATTTATGAACCAATAATAAGAAACAAGACAACATCAATGGTGCACAACTTACCCCTGCCCTTGCAAGTAGGTCCAACGATGGGGGATCAATTCCCTTTTGATTAATGACAGCAAAGTTATTGTCATTACCAGAACAAACCTGCAAGCAACCATAAAGATTAGTGATATATCACAAACCTCAGATGCTACATGCCAACACTTATATGATGCATACGATGTAAACAAATACACATTTTAAAGTAACTACCTTATTTTTCagttcaattatttttttaactctttcaTCAACCTGACGCCTTTCCGCTGCAACCATTGCCTCTCTCTGCTCTGCATTTGAGTAGAAAAAGCCTGCATTTATTTCACTGAAAGGAAAACGGTTAATAAAAAGGTAATGGCGTTCACAAACATTATTTATAAGATCAGGTGATCTAAGTTCAGGTACAGCTATTTCTAATCCTTATTTATCAGGGCTAATTGTTTAAAACCACATCAAATAAGTACGCTTAAAAGAAATATCTAATTGACAAGCTGAGATAACATTGAACATAAAGATAACCAGCACATGCAGTGATCATCATCCAAATGACACTGCTCTTTAACTTCTCAGCCGGTGCTACTAGCTCAAAAACTAGGGGAAGAAATCAAGAGTTTGTATGTCAACTCCTATATCATCCACCATTAAGCATCTTATGTGTGCCCACAACCTagtataaaataaacaaatgtcCATCTTATATATGggtaataataaataatacatacaCATGTACATATAcataagttttatttattttttgataagtatatatatatatatcagaaagAGCTGAAgggcacaaccctagtacacaaaaagtatacaagaaaatgCCCAAGTAAAGGAAGAGAATAGAACAAGAAAGTCAGAAAAGCTAATCATTAAAAGAGCTAAACAAGCCGCTGTCcaaataaatagagaaaaacagaaaaaggactatatatatatatatacacacactaaacaaataacaatattgaaatacaaaattaaaatcaaactccaaaatatatcatttcctttcctttcttaaTTGAATATGCATGTCCATATTTACTTTTTCTCatacttaagaaaaaaaaaattcacctttTGTCATACTCCAAAGAGACATTGCATGTCAAGATGTAACAATTCTCAGCTCGCCGCTTCATATCAGGATGTCTGGAGCCATGATCAAGGACGATACCCTCAACCTAGAAAAAAAACAGAAGCTTAAATGAGAAACTGTAGGACAATGAAAGGTAACTCATGAACATAAGCAAATCTACTGTTAAGCTTACACCATACAAAGAAATCATTCAGAACTTAATGGTAAAAGTGTAATGGAAGCTTTATCATGACTGCAAAGTATCTTCATAAGACCTAGAAGTGAGAAAGGATGATGGTAGTGAATGAAACATGTCATCCCTGGCAATGAGCTCAGCCACCAAAATCATAGATGCATGGTAACATACTTTACTGTGCTTTTATCTATGTTGACAAAATTGTTAACATTCTTGCCCCTCAAAAGTAAACAATGAATGTCATTACAAAAGAGGAATATAGTGAATCCACAAATACATATGCTTTTGAACACAAATtagaaagtaaataacaagaAAGCAGTCAAACCAAAACCCTCCCCCCCCTTTTCCCAAAAACAGCAAGAAAagtcaaccaaaaaaagttttaaaagcaGCAGGTAAAATTGATGATTCACACAAGCAAAGTACAAGCAATCAAGGTTCTAGCATATGTGGTAGGTTGATAAAATACAACTTCCTTTTGGGTAAGTATACAATACAAATATTCACAACTTGAGCACGAAAGACTTTATTCTCATAGAATTAATCCAATATTCATTACcaaaaataagaccaattataaaagataaacataccAAGCGCGTGTCTACATCAAATTTATGCCGCATGTGCATAATCTCCACCATAAACAGATCAATGGATTCCTCAGGCTTGCGAATGCATAACACCTGGCACATACAAAGGACAGTTTACCAAACACCAATATGCAAAGGTCTACCACAAACTGCTTACTGCATAAGCCAGTTAATAGATGAAAAATAGGATCTTAAATAGACTAATAAGCAGTCTCACACGCAGCCATAAATACATTTCGACATCGTCATACTCACCGCATTAACAACTATGTCAGTCAATTGATCTGCAAGTGCTTCATACAACTGTGGACAGAAGGAAATGTCAGATTCAAACCATAAATAATGGACTTATTTATAGGTTAATACAACTCATAAATCCATTATGGGGCAAGGAGATGCCCTTTGATCTAAGGACCATTTGTTAAACAATGGAGATTATGTTGATAAAATTATTAACAtgaatattaaagaaaagagaaattacaGGTTACCTTTGTTCTGAGAGTTGTCCTTGCTACCATTTTTAGGATCTCTTTGTCAGGCTCATTACCCATAACCACAGGAGTcttaaatttttcaataaattggAGAGTTGCTCTTTTAGCAATCTCAAAACCATCAACCAGTACACGAGGATGCATTCCTGGAACAAGAATAAGTCTCATGAttcatgaatataaaatatggagaactaaaaaaaattgaaataacttGTTTCTGGATTTTCCTTTATGTGGAAAATTCTCATCCACTAAACCTGGTTCTCCTTTCAGAAAACTAGAGACTTATAGAACAACAACCTCATctcttctttgaaaaaaaaaaaaaaaaaagaggtctTTTGGTACAACCTGGCAACAAAAATCTCATTTTCCACTCAATATAGCAAAATACTGACTCCActtagagcatttccaatggaTGAGCCGAatggtacttttatctaaattggctaatcaaatttgtaaaaaaccccCCACaatggattagcaaaaaaaatgcaaaatggatatttgattggattagcaaaaaaaaaagctacatgtagcaacacttttcaagggagccattttattttttattgtttctctcacctattttctctttttcccaaaacttttcacttttcaagggatcattatgagaatattctttcacagtttttaataaaaagatatttgaatgatatagataaaaatagaGCTAATCAGATGTACgaggcctttaaaaattcattagctaaactagaaaaagtgagttttgaggagctattttgcataaaaatttggctccaccattaggaatgctcttagattgtaaaaaatataaaaaatgcttttagcACAAGACATGTTGAATCATAAAAAGGCCTCTCAATTTATTCATAACTGTACAGTAAATTTTGGGAGTTCATGTGATATCCCATCTTTAAACATGATAGCAATTTTGGCTAACCTTCTAAATATATTCTGCTagagtttattatttttagctAGTACGAGTATTTCCAACATGGTATTTGTTTGCTTCAGGAGATTCTAGATAGAAGTTATTCCGTTAACTTCCAAAAGGCAACCAATTACAAATTGACCACGTGACTCGACACAGAGAAAGTACTTTTTTTTCCAAGTGTTCAGTATGTTAATAACGAGGTGTAAGGCTGTAATTCCCATACAACaactgttaaaaaaataaagccaACAATTGGAGAAACCACGTATAGCCCCTCAGCACAACATTTGTGCACTGCACTATGCCACTGATACTTAACATTTGGAGCAATAAATAGAAAAGACTAGAAAAGAATGTGAGGGAGACGGGGGCAGAGAATGAaggaaaaatagaaatagaTATTCCATTCTAACTTcttctattcctagtaataattatttcttttcccAATGTAATAGCTATTCCGTGTgccaaacatgccctaaatcTCAATATAATGAACCAAAAACAATATTGCATGTTTTAGATAACTGAATTCAAGGGAGATTTTAATCTAATTGGCACCACTGACCTTCATCAATGTACCGTTCTGATTGTTTCATAAGCTCGCCGATAAAGAGCACAGTAGAAGTTGTGCCATCCCCACTTATGTCATCTTGAGCAACAGCCGTCCTCGCAATCATGATAGCCGTAGGGTTTTGAATTTGCTGTAACCATTGATCAAACATCAAGCAATGAACCACTATTAGAAAAATATAGGCAGTAGCATGACTATTACATTAACCAGTAATTTGTGCATGAATTTTAAACACATGTTAAGCATCTGAATGCTCATGAGGAAGATTTGCAGTCACATTCAGTAAGATATTTACTTTTCAATGATAGTCCTTAATCCGAATTAAATTGGGGTTGGCTCGCCATCTAATCAGAATGAGTCGCATGTATTCTTATCCATCATTCCATCCCTTCTAAAATCGTACTCTCTGCGCTGCCTTCCCACTTTTCATATCCCTGTTCACTGCTTCTACCCATGTTGCTTTTCTACTTCACATATTATAGTTTATAGATATGAACTTCCAGAATAGCTTGGAATTAACATATTGTatcttttgataaaaaaaaacaaaaggacaaCGCACCCATAAGAACTAATCAATCAAATAGAGTCAGTTTCATCTAGTAAGGAACGGAAGAGGGACTCAGTACCAATAAAACTCCTTCACAACTTACCAACGTGGGACTTTAACTTTCTGGGGTATCACACAGTAAATAGAACAAATCTCACTCAAATTTAGTATCAACAAATGCAGCAATGCAGTGCTAGTAACACATGCCACACAGCTGGTAGTATAACTTGAAGAATCGAAAAGATCTAGGGTTTACGAGAAAGACAAACAGATAAATCGAGTACTGACCATTTCTTTCAAGAGAGTGTTTCCGTCTTTGGTGAGCTTGATATCACCGGCCCCACCAACAAGCCTTGAAAAGAAAATGCGAGAAAATCAGAGAGCAAATCGGAGAAAAGATAGAGACAAAGAGAAAGAATAGAATAATATAACATATACATCTTGATGGTGCCTTTGGGGCCGAGGTTAGTCCTGAGGACGTCCATCAAGCCCTTGGCGGCATTGATGTTCATGTGCAGTGCGGCCGATTTGTTGAGCACCTCCGCGTTTGGGTTCAGCACTCTCAGCGACATCTTCTTCGGCCTCGGTGAACCAGAGTGGTTCCTTTctagagagattgagagagagcgATCCGCTTTGGCGATTGCAAAAGTGACGGAACTGTGGTTAGAGActgaggagaaagaagaagaaacaagaagaGTGGGGGTCTTAGGGCTCCTTTCCGGAACTtcgatattttaatttttaatgttcatTTCTAGCGAGATCCCTCCAGAATTAGACTGTGGTCGGGTTGGGTCCGTTCGGTTCGAGTCCGGTCTTTACATGCCGGGTTAAAAATGATCCAGTTTTAATCGggttcatttttttcttatgctTCTACATCAtttctttaaataattttttcacatatacgtagcttttaaaattatcattatattaaaattttagttttaaaaactagTTTTaagtgtaaaaaaattatataaaaaagtaggAATAAGTgtaacattattattttattatgtagtatgttttaagtagttaatatagAAAGTTATTTAAAACATATTATGTCATTCGGTATGAAACAAgtgtgaagagtaacattactaTAAACTCAGGACGAGAATCTACTTCATTTGGCcaaaatttaatgtttgtggATCTAAATAGTGTACATGATACCAcgttatttaaactttttaaaatgcATGCTAACATTTACATTATGTACACCATTAAATACACAtactttaaatcatgatcattaaattaataatatatatttaatttgaaatagagGTAATCCtattacaaaattaaatttaggtGTTGTTTAGAAAGATTCGTCTTACACTGTTGGAGATGCTTTAACAGTATACATGACaccacatcatttatttttttaaaaagacgtGTCAATATTAGCATTATATTAAGTGCATCAACTTTAAATCATGACCaggaaataaattaatgaagTGAATCATATCCCGAAGTTAAGTTTAGGTGTTATTTAGTAAGATTGGTCTTAATCATTGTATCATATATTAAATTTACGTTTAGTATTAATTATAGAGAAAAGCTTTGATGCATTCTCTTGTACATCTCTTTGGcaaatttatcataaatttaatatagtaAACTTGCAAAGTCTCACATATCTAATAGATATACAAGAGAATGCAACTAAGGCTTTCTCTTAATTATATGGAATATTGGttaattgaatttattttgtgaaatgtATTTTGACCATTGACATTCTTAATAATTATGAGCTATATAGGGCCCTTGAGTGTTAAGGGCCTATTTGGGTGTATTTGATAGgtttaaaagtgcatttaacattcaaaaagtctgtttgaataaaaaaatatccgtttagtaaaagaaattgaaaacacttttaaaggttcaaaaagccaaatagccaaaacgcacttttagtaaaagcttaaaaataaaacttttgccaaaaaatattttttaatttaaatgctCTATTTTTCAACGCAATCATAAACATGCTCAAAGTTTATATACAGTAAAGAGATGAAAGTTAAAACCAAATCATTTTGTATTAGTCTTATGAATAACTATTGAGCAAGGTTCGGGGCTCCCCTTTATCTGTTTCTACTTCTCTCCCTTCCTCCCTCTTCCACAAACCACAATCCACGCTCATCATCAGTTCACTAGAAATCAAGCAATCCATCACGGTTTGATTCCTCCTCAGGCCCTCCCGTTGATAGAGCATGTTAAGATAATATTCCCAGCACAACGAGATGC
This window of the Corylus avellana chromosome ca5, CavTom2PMs-1.0 genome carries:
- the LOC132182280 gene encoding T-complex protein 1 subunit zeta 1, which codes for MSLRVLNPNAEVLNKSAALHMNINAAKGLMDVLRTNLGPKGTIKMLVGGAGDIKLTKDGNTLLKEMQIQNPTAIMIARTAVAQDDISGDGTTSTVLFIGELMKQSERYIDEGMHPRVLVDGFEIAKRATLQFIEKFKTPVVMGNEPDKEILKMVARTTLRTKLYEALADQLTDIVVNAVLCIRKPEESIDLFMVEIMHMRHKFDVDTRLVEGIVLDHGSRHPDMKRRAENCYILTCNVSLEYDKSEINAGFFYSNAEQREAMVAAERRQVDERVKKIIELKNKVCSGNDNNFAVINQKGIDPPSLDLLARAGIVALRRAKRRNMERLVLACGGEAVNSVDDLTPDCLGWAGLVYEHILGEEKYTFVENVKNPYSCTILIKGPNDHTIAQIKDAVRDGLRAVKNTIEDESVVLGAGAFEIAARQHLLNEVKKTVQGRAQLGVEAFANALLVVPKTLAENSGLDTQDVIISLTGEHDHGNIVGLNQHTGEPIDPHMEGIFDNYSVKRQIINSGPVIASQLLLVDEVIRAGRNMRKPT